A single Cellulomonas sp. SLBN-39 DNA region contains:
- a CDS encoding ABC transporter ATP-binding protein produces MTSPIASARALTRTYGTGETAVRALDGVDVDFERGRLTATMGPSGSGKSTLMHCMAGLDRPTSGTVVVDGQEVSAMSERRLTKLRRDRLGFVFQAFNLVPTLTALENITLPADIARRPVDQDHLDAVVRAVGLTDRLGHKPSELSGGQQQRVACARALVTRPAVVFADEPTGNLDSASAREVLTFLRRSVDDLGQSVVMVTHDPTAASYADRVLFLADGRIVDELLDPTPDAVLERLGALSRADADARTARHAAATAPAVTAAARVR; encoded by the coding sequence ATGACGAGCCCGATCGCGAGCGCCCGTGCGCTCACCCGCACCTACGGCACCGGGGAGACGGCGGTCCGCGCGCTCGACGGCGTCGACGTCGACTTCGAGCGCGGCCGCCTGACCGCCACGATGGGCCCCTCGGGCTCCGGCAAGTCCACGCTCATGCACTGCATGGCGGGCCTCGACCGCCCCACGTCCGGCACCGTCGTCGTCGACGGGCAGGAGGTCTCCGCGATGTCGGAGCGCCGCCTGACGAAGCTGCGCCGGGACCGCCTGGGCTTCGTGTTCCAGGCGTTCAACCTCGTGCCGACCCTGACGGCGCTGGAGAACATCACCCTGCCCGCGGACATCGCGCGCCGGCCGGTCGACCAGGACCACCTCGACGCCGTCGTGCGGGCCGTCGGCCTCACCGACCGGCTCGGGCACAAGCCGTCCGAGCTGTCCGGCGGGCAGCAGCAGCGCGTCGCGTGCGCCCGCGCCCTCGTGACGCGGCCGGCGGTCGTGTTCGCCGACGAGCCCACGGGCAACCTCGACTCCGCGTCGGCCCGCGAGGTGCTGACGTTCCTGCGCCGCAGCGTCGACGACCTCGGCCAGTCCGTCGTCATGGTCACGCACGACCCGACGGCCGCGTCGTACGCGGACCGCGTGCTCTTCCTCGCCGACGGACGCATCGTCGACGAGCTGCTCGACCCGACGCCCGACGCCGTCCTCGAGCGCCTGGGCGCCCTGAGCCGCGCCGACGCCGACGCGCGCACCGCGCGTCACGCCGCTGCCACGGCCCCCGCCGTGACCGCCGCCGCGCGGGTGCGCTGA
- a CDS encoding PKD domain-containing protein has protein sequence MHAARTHVRKLVTTAVAVALAAVLLTPTGASAAGPPDVAPDEGMLFGAFVAKRSEPTVEAAYAGFEQKIDRRLDLQRTYSLWDDTMPPPVVQAGLAEGRTPVLSIEPRLRDGSRLSWASVARGDHDARIRSQAAGIRSLGVPVFLTFHHEPDYAPAHGTGADFRAAWRHYVETFRAQGVTNVVWTWIVTPTVFIKTTSGPTAAEFYPGDDVVDWLGLDAYNWFGCASHVPAAWRPMAEIAGPFREFGRARGKPLMLAEWGSSEDPANPTRKATWMRESMQTLASWPEIKAVVYFQQHGTCPWWVDSSATSMSGFKDAATVPAAHGVPSAWLQPSTVHGPAPLAVRFDASRSAGSLSTTGTGVASWRFEPGDGSAARTGTGTPPSDLTHTYTTAGTRTARLTVTDARGLTSVDTVGVSAVALPTLSTSAKAITTTSSDLTAWVNPNGLAGSTRFEWGTTTAYGASTTTAVPAVTWAATVVGRATGLTPSTTYQVRVTATTDAGSTVRTTSFSTAGRPTTAKSWASGTTRTTTTLGANVNTRHAASTVWFEHGTTSALGKKTTAVTMAAVGYDMSTTAAVSGLAPATTHYYRVVAQNAHGTTYGPVQTFRTTS, from the coding sequence ATGCACGCAGCGCGCACGCATGTCCGGAAGCTGGTCACCACCGCCGTCGCCGTGGCGCTCGCCGCGGTCCTGCTGACCCCCACCGGGGCGTCGGCCGCCGGCCCGCCGGACGTGGCGCCCGACGAGGGGATGCTGTTCGGCGCGTTCGTCGCCAAGCGGTCCGAGCCCACCGTCGAGGCCGCCTACGCCGGGTTCGAGCAGAAGATCGACCGTCGTCTCGACCTGCAGCGCACGTACAGCCTGTGGGACGACACCATGCCGCCGCCGGTCGTGCAGGCGGGCCTGGCCGAGGGTCGCACACCCGTGCTGTCGATCGAGCCGCGGCTGCGCGACGGCTCGCGGCTGTCGTGGGCGTCGGTCGCACGCGGCGACCACGACGCCCGCATCCGCAGCCAGGCGGCGGGCATCAGGTCGCTCGGGGTGCCCGTCTTCCTGACGTTCCACCACGAGCCCGACTACGCGCCCGCCCACGGCACCGGCGCCGACTTCCGGGCCGCCTGGCGGCACTACGTGGAGACGTTCCGCGCGCAGGGCGTGACCAACGTCGTGTGGACGTGGATCGTCACGCCGACCGTCTTCATCAAGACGACCTCGGGGCCGACGGCGGCCGAGTTCTACCCCGGCGACGACGTCGTCGACTGGCTCGGGCTGGACGCCTACAACTGGTTCGGCTGCGCGTCGCACGTGCCCGCCGCCTGGCGGCCGATGGCCGAGATCGCCGGCCCGTTCCGCGAGTTCGGGCGGGCCCGCGGCAAGCCGCTGATGCTCGCCGAGTGGGGCTCGTCGGAGGACCCGGCGAACCCGACGCGCAAGGCCACGTGGATGCGCGAGTCCATGCAGACGCTCGCCTCGTGGCCTGAGATCAAGGCCGTCGTGTACTTCCAGCAGCACGGGACCTGCCCGTGGTGGGTCGACTCGAGCGCGACCTCGATGAGCGGGTTCAAGGACGCCGCCACCGTGCCGGCCGCGCACGGCGTGCCCAGCGCGTGGCTGCAGCCCTCGACCGTGCACGGCCCCGCCCCGCTCGCGGTGCGGTTCGACGCCTCCCGCAGCGCCGGGTCCCTGTCCACGACCGGCACCGGGGTCGCGTCGTGGCGGTTCGAGCCCGGCGACGGCTCCGCGGCGCGCACCGGCACCGGCACGCCCCCGTCCGACCTGACCCACACGTACACCACGGCCGGCACCCGCACGGCCCGGCTCACCGTCACCGACGCCCGCGGCCTGACGTCCGTCGACACCGTCGGCGTCAGCGCCGTCGCCCTGCCCACGCTGTCCACGTCCGCCAAGGCCATCACCACGACGAGCAGCGACCTGACCGCGTGGGTCAACCCCAACGGGCTGGCCGGCAGCACGCGGTTCGAGTGGGGCACCACCACCGCCTACGGCGCGAGCACCACGACCGCCGTCCCCGCCGTGACGTGGGCGGCCACGGTCGTGGGCCGGGCCACCGGGCTGACGCCGTCGACGACCTACCAGGTCCGGGTCACGGCCACGACCGACGCGGGCAGCACCGTGCGGACCACGAGCTTCAGCACCGCGGGCAGGCCCACCACGGCGAAGTCCTGGGCGTCGGGCACCACCCGGACCACGACGACGCTCGGAGCCAACGTCAACACCCGGCACGCCGCGAGCACCGTGTGGTTCGAGCACGGCACGACGTCCGCCCTCGGCAAGAAGACCACGGCCGTCACGATGGCCGCCGTCGGCTACGACATGTCCACCACGGCCGCCGTCAGCGGGCTCGCCCCGGCGACGACGCACTACTACCGCGTGGTCGCCCAGAACGCCCACGGCACCACCTACGGCCCCGTGCAGACCTTCCGCACCACGTCCTGA
- a CDS encoding nucleotide pyrophosphohydrolase has product MADGTDDDVTDVAGLTRLVREFSRERDWEQFHDPKSLVLALVGEVGELAELFQWVPADEAAARFAAPERRQRAGEEMADVLVYLLRLADVLDVDLAAAAQAKIAAARTRFPADAVRGTAPEKR; this is encoded by the coding sequence ATGGCGGACGGGACCGACGACGACGTGACGGACGTGGCCGGGCTGACCCGCCTGGTGCGGGAGTTCTCGCGCGAGCGCGACTGGGAGCAGTTCCACGACCCCAAGTCGCTGGTCCTCGCGCTCGTCGGCGAGGTCGGGGAGCTGGCCGAGCTGTTCCAGTGGGTGCCCGCCGACGAGGCCGCGGCCCGCTTCGCCGCACCCGAGCGCCGGCAGCGCGCGGGCGAGGAGATGGCCGACGTCCTGGTCTACCTGCTGCGCCTCGCGGACGTCCTCGACGTCGACCTCGCGGCGGCGGCGCAGGCCAAGATCGCCGCGGCCCGCACCCGGTTCCCCGCCGACGCCGTGCGCGGCACCGCGCCCGAGAAGCGCTGA
- a CDS encoding elongation factor G produces the protein MDQATTPRIRTVALLGASGAGKTTLTEALLHRAGVLTRAGRVEDGSTVSDHEPEEIARGVSLGLGVAPFGWTADDGSTYDVTLLDTPGALDFAGVVDAALTAADLALVVVSAVDGVQAGTHLAWEAAGAAGVPRMVVVTKEDKARADFHHVLDDLRAAFGPTLVPLELPVGEEQAFGGVADVLSEQGFAYDADGTHHVQALPAEVAAEEHRLHEEVTEEIVAHDDDQLERYLAGEEPTAAELERTLAHEVRDGQAVPVLVVSGLTGVGVDRLADLLCELGPGPGDRRVSVLAGTTEVEVGVDPDGPALVHVFRTVADPFVGQVTLFRVLSGTVRPGDRLVCTSTHVEERVSGLFRLRGKEHLPVDAARAGEVAAVAKLTGTPTGALLATKGSPGVACTARPPRERQRVYALALEPVTQSDDDRLSAALARLVGDDPTLAVDRTGDRTVLRGLGDTHLAVALERLARVFGVHVTTAPVPVGYRETIARSVEVEGRLKKQSGGHGQFAVVKMRVSPLPRGAGLEFVDRVVGGAIPRTYLPAVERGVHEAMAAGGPHGFPVVDVRVEVVDGKAHSVDSSDMAFRTAASIGLKEALATAGTTVLEPVCRVHVTVPSTVQGDVMSDLSARRGRITDTVAQDGGSVVVEATVPEAELARYVLDLRSLTGGRADLRVEPDHYEPCPEHLTPA, from the coding sequence ATGGACCAGGCAACGACGCCCAGGATCCGCACCGTGGCGCTGCTGGGCGCCTCGGGCGCCGGCAAGACGACACTGACCGAGGCGCTGCTGCACCGCGCCGGCGTGCTCACCCGGGCCGGCCGGGTCGAGGACGGCAGCACGGTCAGCGACCACGAGCCCGAGGAGATCGCGCGCGGCGTGTCCCTCGGCCTCGGCGTCGCCCCGTTCGGCTGGACCGCCGACGACGGGTCGACGTACGACGTGACGCTGCTCGACACCCCGGGCGCGCTGGACTTCGCGGGCGTGGTCGACGCGGCGCTCACCGCCGCCGACCTGGCGCTCGTCGTGGTCAGCGCGGTCGACGGCGTGCAGGCCGGCACGCACCTGGCGTGGGAGGCCGCGGGCGCCGCGGGCGTGCCGCGGATGGTCGTGGTGACCAAGGAGGACAAGGCGCGCGCCGACTTCCACCACGTGCTCGACGACCTGCGGGCCGCGTTCGGGCCGACGCTGGTGCCGCTCGAGCTGCCCGTGGGCGAGGAGCAGGCGTTCGGCGGGGTCGCGGACGTGCTCAGCGAGCAGGGGTTCGCCTACGACGCGGACGGCACGCACCACGTGCAGGCCCTGCCCGCGGAGGTCGCCGCGGAGGAGCACCGCCTGCACGAGGAGGTCACCGAGGAGATCGTCGCGCACGACGACGACCAGCTGGAGCGGTACCTCGCGGGCGAGGAGCCGACGGCGGCCGAGCTGGAGCGCACGCTCGCGCACGAGGTCCGCGACGGGCAGGCCGTGCCCGTGCTCGTCGTCTCCGGGCTGACGGGCGTGGGCGTCGACCGGCTGGCCGACCTGCTGTGCGAGCTGGGCCCGGGGCCCGGCGACCGGCGCGTGAGCGTCCTGGCCGGCACCACCGAGGTCGAGGTCGGTGTCGACCCGGACGGTCCGGCGCTCGTGCACGTGTTCCGCACGGTCGCGGACCCGTTCGTCGGGCAGGTGACGCTGTTCCGCGTGCTGTCCGGCACCGTGCGGCCCGGCGACCGGCTGGTCTGCACCAGCACGCACGTCGAGGAGCGGGTCTCGGGGCTGTTCCGGCTGCGCGGCAAGGAGCACCTGCCGGTCGACGCGGCGCGCGCGGGCGAGGTCGCGGCCGTCGCCAAGCTCACCGGCACGCCGACGGGGGCGCTGCTGGCGACCAAGGGATCGCCGGGCGTGGCGTGCACGGCCCGGCCGCCGCGCGAGCGGCAGCGCGTGTACGCCCTGGCGCTGGAGCCCGTGACGCAGTCCGACGACGACCGGCTCTCCGCCGCGCTGGCCCGCCTGGTGGGCGACGACCCCACCCTCGCGGTCGACCGCACCGGCGACCGCACGGTCCTGCGGGGCCTGGGCGACACGCACCTGGCGGTCGCGCTGGAGCGGCTCGCGCGGGTGTTCGGCGTGCACGTGACGACGGCACCCGTGCCCGTGGGCTACCGCGAGACGATCGCGCGGTCCGTCGAGGTCGAGGGCCGGCTGAAGAAGCAGTCCGGCGGGCACGGGCAGTTCGCGGTCGTGAAGATGCGGGTCTCGCCGCTGCCGCGTGGCGCCGGGCTGGAGTTCGTCGACCGGGTCGTGGGCGGGGCGATCCCGCGCACCTACCTGCCCGCGGTGGAGCGTGGCGTGCACGAGGCCATGGCCGCCGGCGGCCCGCACGGCTTCCCGGTGGTGGACGTGCGCGTCGAGGTCGTCGACGGCAAGGCCCACTCGGTCGACTCGTCCGACATGGCGTTCCGCACGGCCGCGTCGATCGGCCTCAAGGAGGCGCTGGCCACGGCGGGCACGACGGTGCTCGAGCCCGTGTGCCGGGTGCACGTCACCGTGCCGTCGACCGTGCAGGGCGACGTCATGAGCGACCTGTCCGCGCGGCGCGGCCGCATCACCGACACCGTCGCGCAGGACGGCGGCTCCGTGGTCGTCGAGGCCACGGTGCCGGAGGCGGAGCTCGCCCGGTACGTGCTGGACCTGCGCTCCCTGACCGGTGGGCGCGCGGACCTGCGCGTCGAGCCCGACCACTACGAGCCCTGCCCGGAGCACCTCACCCCCGCCTGA
- a CDS encoding ABC transporter permease gives MLRVTLRGVRAHAVRFALSVLAVALGVAFVAGTFALRTMMSDTFHGIVDAQAPAEVYVRGTDPLPGGGGEESIGEARTPVPIALVDEVADVDGVDVALPDLAGPVVLVGADGTAVQSTQAPSIGIGFDERDPSLTVLQGRGPAAADEVALEVATLESSGLALGDRTDVVVAGEVVEVEVVGEVSAGGPMAGATLVFLDHDAALAAFAPEGLVSTVSVYGTDGTDEQVLADAVGAALDGSTVLADAGAAGSAEAVTGSSVRADLQADIDQLLGFVTTFLLVFAVVSLFVGAFLIANTFAMSVRQRVREFALLRAVGASPAQVFTVVVGQAVVVGLVGSALGVLGGLGLVSVLRVVLAQVGMDLTGDVPLEVPTVVLCLVLGTVVSAVAAAVPARTAALVAPVEAMRGDVTVPERSLRLRAVLGGLVALAGAAAVASAAVRPTTDQAELLLGGGAAAVLVGVLVASPTVARAVLRVLTVPFVRLLPPMGRLAQGNVVRNPRRTAGTAGALVIGMALVGAVSVIAASAQQSLASVVESSTDADLVLRSANQIIPAGAVDDVAALPEVGASAPLAFGTAAVSAEPGAAPTDDDASYVVGLEPGVLGGALLVDVEDGSTDDLADGTAVINSQTAGDGWAVGDTVTVRAGEGSRDLDVVAVVDTQVVGASVVVTRDVLDALVTEPQVDTVFLDAAPGVGLDDLRTAVADAVAPYVVVSVQDQDEFVDAMAAQVDQLLVILYALLGLSLVIAVLGIVNTLALSVIERTREIGLLRAVGLGRLQLAGTVTIESVLTAVLGTVLGLAVGVGLASALPRVYAEDGLDQLVLPWDQIATMVGLAVVVGVLAALWPATRAARLRALDAIASE, from the coding sequence ATGCTGCGGGTCACGCTGCGGGGCGTGCGCGCGCACGCCGTCCGGTTCGCGCTGTCGGTGCTGGCCGTCGCGCTCGGCGTCGCCTTCGTCGCCGGCACCTTCGCGCTGCGCACGATGATGTCCGACACCTTCCACGGGATCGTCGACGCGCAGGCGCCCGCCGAGGTCTACGTGCGCGGCACCGACCCGCTGCCCGGCGGCGGGGGCGAGGAGTCGATCGGCGAGGCGCGCACCCCCGTGCCGATCGCGCTGGTCGACGAGGTCGCAGACGTCGACGGCGTCGACGTCGCGCTGCCCGACCTGGCCGGCCCGGTCGTGCTCGTCGGAGCCGACGGCACGGCCGTGCAGTCCACGCAGGCCCCGAGCATCGGCATCGGCTTCGACGAGCGGGACCCGTCGCTGACGGTCCTGCAGGGCCGCGGCCCGGCCGCCGCCGACGAGGTCGCGCTCGAGGTCGCCACGCTCGAGTCGTCCGGGCTGGCGCTCGGCGACCGCACCGACGTCGTCGTCGCGGGCGAGGTCGTCGAGGTCGAGGTCGTCGGGGAGGTGTCCGCGGGCGGGCCGATGGCGGGCGCGACGCTCGTCTTCCTCGACCACGACGCGGCGCTCGCGGCGTTCGCCCCCGAGGGCCTGGTCAGCACCGTGTCCGTGTACGGCACCGACGGGACGGACGAGCAGGTGCTGGCCGACGCGGTGGGCGCGGCGCTCGACGGCAGCACGGTGCTCGCGGACGCGGGGGCCGCCGGCTCCGCCGAGGCCGTCACCGGCTCCTCGGTGCGCGCCGACCTGCAGGCGGACATCGACCAGCTCCTCGGCTTCGTCACCACGTTCCTGCTGGTCTTCGCCGTGGTGTCGCTGTTCGTCGGGGCGTTCCTCATCGCCAACACCTTCGCGATGTCGGTGCGGCAGCGGGTGCGCGAGTTCGCGCTGCTGCGGGCCGTGGGCGCCTCGCCCGCGCAGGTGTTCACCGTGGTCGTCGGCCAGGCCGTCGTGGTCGGGCTCGTGGGGTCCGCGCTCGGGGTGCTCGGCGGCCTGGGCCTGGTCTCGGTGCTGCGGGTCGTGCTCGCGCAGGTCGGCATGGACCTCACGGGTGACGTGCCGCTCGAGGTGCCGACCGTGGTGCTGTGCCTCGTGCTCGGCACGGTGGTCTCCGCGGTCGCCGCGGCCGTGCCGGCCCGCACCGCGGCCCTCGTGGCGCCGGTCGAGGCGATGCGCGGCGACGTCACCGTGCCCGAGCGGTCGCTGCGCCTGCGCGCCGTGCTCGGCGGTCTCGTCGCGCTCGCCGGGGCAGCGGCGGTGGCGTCCGCCGCCGTGCGGCCCACGACCGACCAGGCCGAGCTGCTGCTCGGCGGCGGGGCCGCGGCGGTGCTCGTCGGCGTGCTCGTCGCGTCGCCGACCGTCGCCCGCGCCGTGCTGCGCGTGCTCACCGTGCCGTTCGTGCGGCTGCTGCCCCCGATGGGGCGGCTCGCGCAGGGCAACGTCGTGCGCAACCCCCGGCGCACCGCCGGCACCGCCGGGGCCCTGGTCATCGGCATGGCCCTCGTCGGTGCCGTCTCCGTGATCGCCGCGTCCGCGCAGCAGTCCCTGGCGAGCGTCGTCGAGAGCTCGACCGACGCGGACCTCGTGCTGCGCTCGGCCAACCAGATCATCCCGGCCGGGGCCGTCGACGACGTCGCCGCGCTGCCCGAGGTGGGGGCGTCCGCGCCGCTGGCCTTCGGCACCGCCGCCGTCTCCGCGGAACCCGGTGCGGCCCCGACGGACGACGACGCGTCGTACGTCGTCGGCCTCGAGCCCGGCGTGCTCGGCGGGGCGCTGCTCGTCGACGTCGAGGACGGCAGCACCGACGACCTCGCCGACGGCACCGCGGTGATCAACTCCCAGACGGCCGGCGACGGGTGGGCCGTCGGCGACACCGTCACCGTGCGCGCCGGCGAGGGCAGCCGCGACCTCGACGTCGTGGCCGTCGTCGACACGCAGGTGGTCGGCGCGTCCGTGGTCGTGACCCGGGACGTGCTCGACGCGCTCGTCACCGAGCCGCAGGTCGACACGGTCTTCCTCGACGCCGCACCCGGCGTGGGCCTGGACGACCTGCGCACCGCCGTGGCCGACGCCGTCGCGCCGTACGTCGTCGTCTCCGTGCAGGACCAGGACGAGTTCGTCGACGCGATGGCCGCCCAGGTGGACCAGCTGCTCGTGATCCTCTACGCGCTGCTCGGGCTGTCGCTGGTGATCGCGGTGCTCGGGATCGTCAACACCCTCGCCCTGTCCGTCATCGAGCGGACGCGCGAGATCGGGCTGCTGCGGGCCGTCGGCCTCGGCCGGCTCCAGCTCGCGGGCACGGTGACGATCGAGTCGGTGCTGACGGCCGTGCTCGGCACGGTGCTGGGCCTCGCGGTCGGGGTCGGGCTCGCGTCCGCGCTGCCGCGGGTCTACGCCGAGGACGGGCTCGACCAGCTCGTGCTGCCGTGGGACCAGATCGCGACGATGGTCGGCCTGGCCGTGGTGGTCGGGGTGCTCGCGGCCCTGTGGCCCGCGACCCGCGCCGCCCGTCTGCGCGCCCTGGACGCGATCGCCTCGGAGTGA
- a CDS encoding L-threonylcarbamoyladenylate synthase, giving the protein MARYLDVHPHDPQPRAIAQTVALLREGAVVAYPTDSMYALGTRVENPDGLERIRRIRHLDDKHHFTLVCADFAQLGQLVHLDNSAFRAIKAATPGPYTFILQATPEVPRRLAHPKKRSVGVRIPDHPVAQAILHELGEPLLSSSLVVPGAEWPMTEGWQIKEELDAVLDAVVDAGDCGTEPTTVVDWTSGTPEVVRAGAGDPDRF; this is encoded by the coding sequence ATGGCCCGCTACCTCGACGTGCACCCGCACGACCCGCAGCCGCGCGCGATCGCGCAGACCGTCGCCCTGCTGCGCGAGGGCGCCGTCGTCGCCTACCCGACGGACTCGATGTACGCCCTGGGCACGCGGGTCGAGAACCCCGACGGGCTCGAGCGCATCCGGCGCATCCGGCACCTGGACGACAAGCACCACTTCACGCTGGTGTGCGCCGACTTCGCCCAGCTCGGCCAGCTCGTGCACCTGGACAACAGCGCGTTCCGCGCGATCAAGGCCGCGACGCCCGGCCCGTACACGTTCATCCTCCAGGCCACCCCCGAGGTGCCGCGCCGGCTCGCCCACCCCAAGAAGCGGTCGGTCGGCGTGCGCATCCCCGACCACCCCGTCGCGCAGGCGATCCTGCACGAGCTCGGCGAGCCGCTGCTGTCGAGCTCCCTGGTCGTCCCCGGCGCCGAGTGGCCGATGACCGAGGGCTGGCAGATCAAGGAGGAGCTCGACGCGGTGCTGGACGCCGTCGTCGACGCGGGCGACTGCGGGACCGAGCCGACCACGGTGGTGGACTGGACCTCCGGCACGCCCGAGGTCGTGCGCGCGGGCGCGGGCGACCCCGACCGGTTCTGA
- a CDS encoding FKBP-type peptidyl-prolyl cis-trans isomerase: MRRTTTARTTARRVAAAALALTVGVTLAACGGASGEAEPTASATATDDASVSQDAEPTAEDVALLEAVEITGDAGAKPTVELPETPFEVTAPVARLVAEGDGDAVEIGDLLSMQTTGISGADGSDLGSTYDGGTPESVELTEATLFATLFEALQGAKIGARVVFAVPQDGGAVVAVADLVGATKVLERAEGEAVAPADGLPTVTLADDGAPSIEAADGDAPTELVVQPLIEGDGATVEEGQNVIVKYTGWLWDGTQFDSSWESGSTFTVAGVGAAQVIDGWNEGLVGQKVGSQVLLVVPPDKGYGDAEQGTIPANSTLVFVVDVLAAS, translated from the coding sequence GTGCGCCGCACGACCACCGCCCGAACGACCGCGCGTCGCGTCGCCGCCGCCGCGCTCGCCCTCACCGTGGGCGTGACGCTCGCGGCGTGCGGCGGCGCCAGCGGCGAGGCCGAGCCGACCGCGTCGGCCACCGCCACCGACGACGCCTCCGTCTCCCAGGACGCGGAGCCTACGGCCGAGGACGTCGCGCTCCTCGAGGCCGTCGAGATCACCGGCGACGCGGGCGCCAAGCCCACCGTCGAGCTCCCCGAGACGCCGTTCGAGGTCACCGCACCCGTGGCCCGCCTGGTCGCCGAGGGCGACGGCGACGCGGTCGAGATCGGCGACCTGCTCTCCATGCAGACCACCGGCATCTCCGGCGCCGACGGCTCCGACCTCGGCTCCACCTACGACGGCGGCACGCCGGAGTCGGTCGAGCTGACCGAGGCCACGCTGTTCGCGACGCTCTTCGAGGCCCTGCAGGGCGCGAAGATCGGTGCGCGCGTGGTGTTCGCGGTGCCGCAGGACGGCGGCGCGGTCGTGGCCGTGGCCGACCTCGTCGGCGCCACCAAGGTGCTCGAGCGCGCCGAGGGCGAGGCCGTGGCCCCCGCCGACGGCCTGCCGACCGTCACCCTCGCGGACGACGGTGCGCCGTCGATCGAGGCCGCCGACGGCGACGCCCCGACCGAGCTCGTCGTGCAGCCCCTCATCGAGGGCGACGGCGCGACGGTCGAGGAGGGCCAGAACGTCATCGTGAAGTACACCGGCTGGCTCTGGGACGGCACGCAGTTCGACTCGTCGTGGGAGAGCGGCAGCACGTTCACCGTCGCCGGCGTGGGCGCCGCGCAGGTCATCGACGGCTGGAACGAGGGCCTCGTCGGGCAGAAGGTCGGCAGCCAGGTGCTGCTCGTCGTGCCGCCGGACAAGGGCTACGGGGACGCCGAGCAGGGCACCATCCCCGCCAACTCGACGCTGGTGTTCGTCGTCGACGTGCTCGCCGCCAGCTGA
- a CDS encoding uracil-DNA glycosylase, translating to MTGRGAPHDASSVARAAAACGDVAALDAAVTGCRACPRLVAWREDVAAHPRAAFRGQEYWGRPVPGFGDPDAGVLVVGLAPAAHGANRTGRMFTGDRSGDFLFAAMHRVGLASQPTSVSRGDGLELHGVRVTAPVRCAPPANAPTPAERRTCGPWLDRELALVAPRVVVVLGGFGWQAVLATLAEQGWAVPRPRPSFAHGAEVTLRRSGAPDALTLLGCFHVSQQNTFTGRLTPPMLDAVLRRAQAIARTGADADPEE from the coding sequence ATGACCGGACGAGGAGCCCCGCACGACGCGTCCTCCGTGGCCCGTGCCGCGGCCGCGTGCGGCGACGTCGCCGCGCTCGACGCCGCCGTCACCGGCTGCCGCGCGTGCCCGCGCCTGGTGGCCTGGCGCGAGGACGTCGCCGCGCACCCGCGGGCCGCCTTCCGCGGGCAGGAGTACTGGGGCCGTCCCGTCCCGGGCTTCGGCGACCCGGACGCCGGGGTGCTCGTCGTCGGGCTCGCGCCGGCCGCGCACGGCGCCAACCGCACGGGCCGCATGTTCACCGGCGACCGGTCCGGCGACTTCCTGTTCGCCGCCATGCACCGGGTCGGCCTCGCGTCGCAGCCCACCTCGGTCTCCCGCGGCGACGGCCTGGAGCTGCACGGCGTGCGCGTCACCGCACCGGTGCGCTGCGCGCCGCCCGCCAACGCCCCGACGCCCGCGGAGCGCCGCACGTGCGGGCCGTGGCTGGACCGCGAGCTCGCGCTGGTGGCGCCGCGGGTGGTCGTCGTCCTCGGCGGCTTCGGCTGGCAGGCGGTCCTCGCGACGCTCGCCGAGCAGGGCTGGGCGGTGCCGCGCCCGCGGCCGTCGTTCGCGCACGGCGCGGAGGTGACGCTGCGCAGGTCAGGGGCGCCGGACGCGCTGACGCTGCTCGGGTGCTTCCACGTCAGCCAGCAGAACACGTTCACCGGGCGGCTGACGCCGCCCATGCTCGACGCGGTGCTCCGGCGGGCGCAGGCGATCGCCCGGACAGGTGCGGACGCGGACCCGGAAGAGTGA